The Saccharopolyspora gloriosae genome window below encodes:
- the hemE gene encoding uroporphyrinogen decarboxylase produces the protein MTSPAPVSARRDLTDAPLLVAARGGTPRHTPVWFMRQAGRSLPEYRKVREGTPMLQACLTPELVCEITAQPVRRHGVDAAILFSDIVLPLYAAGIGLDIVAGTGPVVAEPVRDAAAVAALPELHVEQVAPVAEAVRLLLAELGETPLIGFAGAPFTLASYLVEGGPSRNHERTKALMHSDPATWHALLEKLADTTLTFLRTQLAAGVDAVQLFDSWAGALSVRDYREFVLPHSERIFQGVAEAAPDVPKIHFGVGTGELLGDMQSAGADVVGVDWRVPLDEAARRLRAANPGSDPVVQGNLDPAVLFAGEDAVRREVSRILAEGTAAAGHLFNLGHGVLPTTDPDVLTAVVRQVHAESARS, from the coding sequence ATGACCTCACCCGCCCCGGTCTCGGCTCGCCGGGACCTCACCGACGCCCCGCTGCTGGTGGCCGCCCGCGGCGGCACCCCGCGGCACACGCCCGTCTGGTTCATGCGCCAGGCCGGCCGTTCGCTGCCGGAGTACCGGAAGGTGCGCGAGGGCACCCCGATGCTGCAGGCGTGCCTGACCCCGGAGCTGGTCTGCGAGATCACCGCGCAGCCGGTGCGCCGCCACGGAGTGGACGCGGCGATCCTGTTCAGCGACATCGTGCTGCCGCTGTACGCGGCGGGCATCGGGCTGGACATCGTCGCGGGCACCGGACCGGTGGTGGCCGAGCCGGTGCGCGACGCCGCCGCCGTGGCCGCGCTGCCGGAGCTGCACGTCGAGCAGGTCGCGCCCGTGGCCGAGGCCGTGCGGCTGCTGCTGGCCGAGCTGGGCGAGACGCCGCTGATCGGGTTCGCCGGGGCGCCGTTCACGCTGGCCTCCTACCTGGTGGAGGGCGGGCCGAGCCGGAACCACGAGCGCACCAAGGCCCTGATGCACTCCGATCCGGCCACCTGGCACGCGCTGCTGGAGAAGCTCGCCGACACGACGCTGACGTTCCTGCGCACCCAGCTGGCCGCGGGGGTCGACGCGGTGCAGCTGTTCGACTCCTGGGCCGGCGCGCTGTCGGTGCGGGACTACCGCGAGTTCGTGCTGCCGCACAGCGAGCGCATCTTCCAGGGGGTCGCGGAGGCCGCGCCGGATGTGCCGAAGATCCACTTCGGGGTGGGCACCGGAGAGCTGCTCGGCGACATGCAGTCCGCGGGTGCCGACGTGGTCGGCGTGGACTGGCGGGTGCCGCTGGACGAGGCGGCCCGGCGGTTGCGCGCGGCGAACCCCGGCTCCGACCCGGTCGTGCAGGGCAACCTGGACCCGGCCGTGCTGTTCGCGGGGGAGGACGCCGTGCGGCGCGAGGTGAGCCGCATCCTCGCCGAGGGCACGGCCGCCGCCGGACACCTGTTCAACCTCGGCCACGGAGTGCTGCCCACGACCGATCCCGACGTGCTCACCGCCGTCGTGCGGCAGGTGCACGCCGAGAGCGCCCGGTCTTGA